From the Theobroma cacao cultivar B97-61/B2 chromosome 2, Criollo_cocoa_genome_V2, whole genome shotgun sequence genome, one window contains:
- the LOC18608911 gene encoding leucine-rich repeat extensin-like protein 3 yields MDPIVRLLVLASSFTRLLFVIAQPANPISRITVVGVVFCDICSSNTFSRHSYFLPGVEVNVQCKFKAKSPKTTEQMTVSVNRTTDKYGVYKLEIPHVDGVDCVEGLAIESLCQASLMGSKSSACNVPGLKTSVNQISVKSKQDNLCIYSLNALSYRPSKRNATLCRNHEELLPSSFNSSKCIFPFPGFSFPWPLPSLPLPPLPPLSSLPFPPLPPLSSWPFPRLPYPNPPSLPFPFPPLPPFPPSPSLFNPPPPPAFNLGDPRTWIPNFPTLSPPPPPAFNLGDPRTWIPYIPPSPPSIPQRQTP; encoded by the exons ATGGATCCAATCGTTCGCCTTCTCGTTCTAGCATCCTCTTTTACACGTCTTCTTTTCGTAATAGCTCAACCAGCAAATCCCATCTCTCGGATCACAGTAGTGGGTGTTGTTTTCTGCGATATATGTTCAAGCAACACCTTCTCTAGGCACAGCTATTTCTTGCCAG GTGTGGAAGTCAACGTTCAATGCAAGTTTAAAGCAAAATCACCTAAAACTACAGAGCAGATGACCGTCTCAGTCAACAGAACTACTGATAAATATGGAGTATACAAGCTAGAAATACCGCATGTTGATGGGGTTGACTGTGTGGAAGGTTTGGCTATTGAGTCGTTATGCCAGGCAAGTTTAATGGGGAGTAAATCTTCAGCATGCAATGTACCAGGTTTGAAGACTTCGGTAAATCAGATATCTGTCAAGTCAAAACAAGATAATCTTTGCATCTACAGCTTGAATGCACTGAGTTATAGGCCATCCAAAAGAAACGCTACCTTGTGTAGAAATCACGAAGAGCTGTTGCCAAGTTCTTTTAACTCTTCAAaatgcatttttcctttcccagGATTTAGTTTCCCTTGGCCTTTACCATCATTGCCATTGCCTCCACTACCTCCCCTTTCATCACTCCCATTCCCTCCTCTGCCACCGTTGTCATCCTGGCCCTTTCCCCGCTTACCGTACCCGAATCCACCATCTTTGCCTTTCCCTTTTCCACCTCTCCCTCCTTTTCCTCCTAGCCCATCTCTTTTTAATCCACCCCCTCCACCTGCATTTAATCTAGGAGATCCAAGAACTTGGATACCTAATTTCCCTACGCTATCTCCTCCACCCCCACCTGCATTCAATCTGGGAGACCCCAGAACCTGGATCCCATACATTCCCCCTTCCCCTCCAAGTATCCCCCAGCGGCAAACACCATAA